The Gossypium arboreum isolate Shixiya-1 chromosome 4, ASM2569848v2, whole genome shotgun sequence DNA segment GCACAAATCTTTCAGAAAACATATGATGACTATGAAAGACTAACCAAAATTGGGTACTTGTTAGAGAAAGTTTCTCCTATGGATCTTTTCATGTGTGTCCTATTTATGGGAACCCTCCATTTCGTAGACCTCTTCAACACCATTGCAATCGTGGATATTGCATCAATGATATATGCAGGAGAAAAACCCATCAGCCTCAAACACATGATTTGCAGATCTATCAACGAAACAAGGTTCAAAGGGCCTCTTATCACATCAATTTGTTCTCTCTCTTTAGCTGCCCTTGTTCTCCTTGGACTGATCTCGTTTGCAACAAGCATATACATATTAGCATCATTAGCTGTCTTCTTCATGGTGATATTTATGGTGCCTTTTATAGCTTTATTGGTGAAGTACCTCGAATGGAGTGCGATTTGGAACATGGGGATTGTGGTTTCAATCCTGGAAGATAATAAACAAGGCGATGTAGCATTATTCCTCTCATCGTATCTCAGTAGATGTAATAGGGGCGGTGGATTCTTCTTAATGCTTGGATTCTTTGTTTGGAGATTTGGGTTACGATTTGCTTTCCTTTATAGAACGTGGTACAATGGAGACAGTAGCATTGGGGAAACGACTCTACATATTAGCCTAGTTTGCTTGGGGAATTTGGTAAAATGGGTGGCCCTCATGCTTTACTTTTATGATTTTAAGAACCAAACTTCCTCTAAGATTAGTGATGTTGAAGACGCAAAAATTCAGGAACGAAGATCTGCAGCTACATAataaattttcatgtttaaatttgGCATTTTACCAAATCTGTATAATTGTCTTGTTTTTACATGGAATTGTTATTACTAAAGCTTGATCTTGCAGTTCATGTTCTAGTTCAATTGATCTAATAATCTGTGTTTGTAAATAATAAGAAACCGaaaactatttttattgattcttaaggatcattttttttttatgtaaccGCTAAGTTTGAAGTTAAAATTTTACTCATTTCTAATTAAACACTTCCTGATTCGTTGATGGAGGTCTTTATACTAAAAGTTAGATTGAATTTAGacctttataataaaaaaatagataaattaatccaTGTATGGTAGATTATATAGCAACCTAATCCTTCTATTAAAAAAAGCATCAATTTTTTTGTATTAAAAATTGGTCATTGTACATCAGAATGAGGTACAAGCAGCATGTCATGTGTTATTGTCTGACTATTCTGTCAGCCACGCCTATTTTTGATAGTACAAtgggatgaaatttttaaaagaaatgatTAATTTGCTCTTTGAAATAATGTACAGGGTCTAATTAGATCAATTTTTGAGTAGagaaaataaaatgtaatttaactcTCAGTAGAAGGGCTTCTATAGTAACTTAAGCTTTATTAGGTGGCggtaaaattaaatattgaagtGAAAATCCAAAAGGATGCCTTCGAGATTTTGTGAATGCAATGAAATCATAATTCCTCTTTTGGTCCCCTAATCtttatttttaaacttaaatgtaaaattggcctcaaacTGTATTTCATTTCTCATTTAGGTACTTAAAGAATTTTTTGTACTCCTAAACAGGGGCGAAGTCAGAAAAATTTTTTAGggggggccggatgaaattttaattttttatattttatatttttataatttgtaaaggattaaatcgaatttttataattttaggggggccaaagtgtaattttacctttattaatttaaaatttttaaaaaatttcaagagcctaaaatgtaattttacattttaggggggtcaggcccatgccagccccttTGGCTTCGCCCCTGCTCTTAAAGAAGAATATAAGTTTATACCTTAAAGATAACATTATTGGGAAGGGCAACCATGAACTCaaacaaaatcataaaatatattggAGAATAAAAAAACCAATCAtagaatttttactaaaataaaaattaaagaaaaagtaaatttaaaattaattatattttataattacatataacttattatttatttactttcatCATCTTTTTTTCCTTCCTCCCTTTCTTCCTTTTGTCATCTCTTTCATCATTTTTACTTCTTCTGTTGTTATTCCTAAATTGAGTATAACAAACACCTCAAATCCATGAGATAGAATTTTACAAATATAAAAGGTTACAACTGTCCAACTAAAATAAATAagctaattatatatatttacaaatacaTGAGAGAAAATTTTGCAAACATAAAAGGTTACAACAGACCAACTAAAACAAAtaagttaattatatatatttaaaagaagGTTTATATTAAAATTCGACCCTTGAGTTATattcattttttcattttgatgTCAAAACTTTTTTTcccactttaatattaaaatgataattaGCATGTCTAGCCTATAGTGCCATGTAGTGTttattttttcaaatcattaatTTATGTGCTAACACCCTATATCCGACTTGATTTATCGAATTCAAATATAAGATGTTATAATACTTATATACTTAGCAAAATTTTTACAATCTACAAAAGCCTTATTGAATGCAGctcttatttatttaaaatctttTCTAGGACAATAAGTTTGAATAAAACATTTATCGTTTGTTACAGACTTTCCAAGGTAATTTAAAACCTTACaactagaggtgttcatgggccgggCGGGCCGGGTTTGggtcgggctcaactaaaaaatcaTACCCATTTATTGGGCTCGGGCCGGGcctaaaaaatgggcctaaaattttgcctaagCCCGACccagataaaaatactaaaattcggGCCCGGTCCGGCCCAcccgtattaattttttatattattttattattatttttaaatatatataatacatcaaaaatactaaaaatatcaaaataaatatttcccaaaaaattgaaaataaattttgaaaaatatgtagacttaaattaacactaagataaatgcaacttaacaagcaattgcttctaaaataataaaaaattaacaaatgcctttaaaataataagaaaattaacaataaaataaattttagacaatatccaaacaataacaacaaaataatagcaacataatagtaaaatagtagcaaaatatagagaaaacaacaaaaaaataacattccaaaataaaaaaaaatatgcagatttttttttgtcctttagtgaattcgggccgggCCCGGGCTAAAAATatcttacccgaggcccggccaatttagtcatttttcctaattactcttaattaaactaaatttacttaattaaactctaattaaccactcaattgacttcgtaaatatttttaataaatatttacgaatccatttttcagaaacggagacccgaaaatacactttttcggtaacggtaaaattcgggtagttacaattctcccccccttttataatttcgtcctcgaaatttacctgagagaGGTGGGGGTATAAGTACAAAGATCTCGCTGTTCCTCTCGGTTCCCATATTGCTTCTTCAATATTATGACATTACCGCTCGGGCTAGTATCTCAACCGGCTCTTTTTCATACTATAGATTACATCAAATCTCAATATCCTTTGTCGGTATAACATGCAAGAGATTTGATCTCTATAATCTTCTGAGCTTCAAATCATGAAAAATTATCATAAACTTTCTGTAACTTTAGAAGCAAAACCAAGCAATATTTTACCAATTTGACTTTTCTACAACTTCACATAGCCCAACAGAACAAGAACTCAATTTCATTTTCAACCTGatctttaaaattttcttccaaggtggatCTTTAAGAAATATCATATCACTAATTAAATACTCAATATCCCAACGTTTCAAGTCCACATATGATTCTTATCTGTCAAAATTACTTTCAATCTATCTCgaatcacttccacttttcttcaatttcacgaatTAAACAACTCGCATATTCTTTTCTCTTGTATTTAATCAAATCCCATGCAGTTTTACATCAATCATTATTCAGAACTTCATACAgtgttgaaaactattattacgcACCCAAAACTTCTTGTACTTGTTCTATAATCAGAGTATAAACCACGTATCtcaatcagaaataatagaaaccACCATACCATGTAATCTGATAATCTCAGAAACTGAGATTTCAAACAATTATTGAGTAAGAAACTTATTCATACTAGAATAGAATATACAAGCTTCACCATACCTTCGATGATTACTCaaataccgtctttctttttcaaagatcgagataattccaattcaaacccatagaaattatatcccacttccattctgaTGTCACCACTGGTTGTAACAGTTCTGAAGATATCTGTACctaatataaacatttatatgcaaattcaaagtATTGCTTTTCTTTTTCCAATCTTCAATACATCTGTCTCAAATTACTGTACATCTTATTCTTCCAAAATGCATAGACA contains these protein-coding regions:
- the LOC108459913 gene encoding uncharacterized protein LOC108459913; this translates as MESSSRLMKDRLGFFEIIQQSLKIPLNNPNFILLTFLTSFPLFCFLVFYEIILQHTLIESAQIFQKTYDDYERLTKIGYLLEKVSPMDLFMCVLFMGTLHFVDLFNTIAIVDIASMIYAGEKPISLKHMICRSINETRFKGPLITSICSLSLAALVLLGLISFATSIYILASLAVFFMVIFMVPFIALLVKYLEWSAIWNMGIVVSILEDNKQGDVALFLSSYLSRCNRGGGFFLMLGFFVWRFGLRFAFLYRTWYNGDSSIGETTLHISLVCLGNLVKWVALMLYFYDFKNQTSSKISDVEDAKIQERRSAAT